The following proteins are co-located in the Chryseobacterium daecheongense genome:
- a CDS encoding MDR family MFS transporter — protein sequence MKRIILIITVISAAIMELIDTSIVNVALNYMSGNLGATLEDISWVVTAYGIANVIIIPMTSFLVNNLGRRNYYIGSIILFTFCSFMCGNSTNLWELVMFRFLQGIGGGALLSVSAMVVYECFPKEKQNIASALFGIGVFIGPTIGPTLGGFITDNFSWRWIFYINIPLGILAAILCLKLLPESPTRQKVKKIDWPGIILLIIGIGSLQTVLERGETEDWFAARYIIFLTVAAVLSLVLFVHRELTIPHPVVKLSVLKHPSLSISAILTFITGIGMFTSIYLTPVLAQRFLGFNPAQAGLLLLPGSIIAVFALIITGKVLQKGVPPALVVFLGFCCFIYFNWSMAQVNLDVSFATISINLIFRALGMALLTVPLASLAVSSLKAEDMPQGTAINNMMRQLGGSFGISIINTYIARRVALHRTDLISNLTPDNRSVMDRLQTYTSLFQSKGFGLPEAQQKAIGLVEKIVVKQSFFLSYIDAYMVIGLAFIFVLPLLLFFLKRNKNKKIVIVSADH from the coding sequence ATGAAAAGAATCATTCTTATTATCACGGTAATCTCCGCAGCCATTATGGAGCTTATAGACACTTCCATAGTAAATGTTGCCCTCAATTATATGAGCGGAAACCTGGGGGCAACATTAGAAGACATTTCCTGGGTGGTTACAGCTTATGGAATTGCCAACGTTATTATTATTCCGATGACCAGCTTTCTGGTCAATAACCTTGGCCGGCGGAATTATTACATCGGCTCTATTATCCTGTTTACCTTTTGTTCTTTTATGTGCGGCAACTCCACAAACCTATGGGAACTCGTCATGTTCCGGTTTCTGCAGGGAATTGGAGGTGGAGCATTATTATCTGTATCTGCCATGGTTGTATACGAGTGTTTTCCAAAAGAAAAACAGAATATTGCCAGCGCTTTATTTGGGATCGGGGTTTTTATAGGACCCACGATCGGGCCTACACTCGGTGGATTTATTACGGATAACTTTTCATGGCGATGGATCTTTTACATCAACATTCCTTTAGGAATACTGGCCGCTATTCTATGTTTAAAATTATTACCCGAATCTCCGACCCGGCAAAAGGTTAAAAAGATCGACTGGCCAGGAATTATTCTCTTAATTATTGGTATCGGCTCTTTACAAACGGTTTTGGAGCGTGGGGAAACGGAAGACTGGTTTGCTGCCCGTTATATTATTTTCCTCACTGTAGCAGCTGTCCTTTCACTCGTTCTTTTCGTTCACAGGGAGCTCACTATACCACATCCCGTGGTAAAGCTATCGGTTCTTAAGCACCCTTCACTCAGTATCTCTGCCATACTTACCTTTATAACCGGGATTGGCATGTTTACTTCCATTTACCTCACTCCTGTACTGGCACAACGCTTTTTAGGATTCAACCCGGCTCAGGCTGGTCTTTTACTGCTTCCGGGTTCCATTATTGCCGTATTTGCGCTGATCATTACCGGGAAAGTTTTGCAAAAAGGAGTTCCTCCTGCATTGGTAGTATTTCTTGGTTTTTGTTGTTTTATTTATTTTAACTGGTCTATGGCACAGGTAAACCTGGATGTTTCTTTTGCTACAATTTCCATTAATCTTATATTCAGAGCACTGGGAATGGCTTTACTTACCGTTCCGCTTGCATCACTTGCCGTTTCTTCTTTAAAAGCTGAAGATATGCCCCAGGGAACCGCTATTAACAACATGATGCGCCAGTTGGGTGGTTCATTTGGAATATCCATTATCAATACATATATCGCAAGAAGGGTTGCCCTTCACCGTACCGACCTTATCTCCAACCTTACTCCGGATAACCGTTCGGTAATGGATCGTCTTCAAACCTATACTTCACTTTTTCAGAGCAAGGGATTTGGTCTTCCTGAAGCACAGCAAAAAGCAATAGGTCTGGTGGAAAAAATTGTGGTGAAACAATCATTTTTTTTAAGCTATATCGATGCCTATATGGTTATTGGTCTGGCATTTATATTTGTCTTACCTTTATTATTATTTTTCCTGAAGAGGAATAAAAATAAAAAAATAGTAATCGTATCAGCAGACCATTAA
- a CDS encoding efflux RND transporter periplasmic adaptor subunit — MYFRKSSLYIIVAALFLTSCSGKKEETTVYENKKLASKNQNIVQLSDQQIKITGLTLTGIQNRIMEKTVRLNGKADIAPSHISSLSSIMGGHIKSINVINGSHFRKGQVLAVVEDPQFIQLQQDYLVTKAQLESARLNFNRQKDLNTSKASSDKTLQTAQADYSTLNATLKGLEEKLRIIGINAKGLNSGNIKSRISIHAPFSGFVSKIWVNNGQYINPSDTLFELIDPAGLLLELKVFENDVNDIKTGQEILVYNNQNPDQKYPAKIISLVPNIENGGSSVAIAKLSASSTEFVRGMYINAEVSISGRNTTGLPGESIVSFENKNYIFEDLGNHRYKMIPVITGISDNGFTEILKSESLKNKRLVQKGAYNLLMILKNKAE; from the coding sequence ATGTATTTCAGAAAATCATCATTATACATCATTGTTGCGGCCTTATTTTTAACCTCATGTTCGGGAAAGAAAGAGGAAACCACAGTCTATGAAAATAAAAAACTGGCATCAAAAAACCAGAATATCGTTCAGTTAAGTGATCAGCAGATCAAAATTACAGGGCTTACCTTGACAGGTATTCAAAACAGGATCATGGAAAAAACGGTACGGCTGAACGGAAAAGCAGACATAGCTCCGTCTCATATCAGTTCTCTTTCCAGTATTATGGGAGGACATATAAAATCGATCAATGTTATTAACGGGAGTCATTTCAGAAAAGGACAGGTACTGGCTGTAGTAGAAGATCCTCAGTTCATACAGCTTCAGCAGGATTATCTCGTTACAAAGGCCCAGCTTGAATCAGCAAGATTGAACTTCAACAGGCAAAAAGACCTCAACACCAGCAAAGCCAGTAGTGACAAAACATTACAGACCGCCCAGGCGGATTATTCCACACTGAACGCTACATTGAAGGGACTGGAAGAAAAACTCAGGATCATAGGCATCAATGCGAAAGGACTAAATTCCGGAAATATTAAAAGCAGAATAAGCATTCATGCCCCTTTTAGCGGTTTTGTAAGTAAAATATGGGTTAATAATGGTCAGTATATCAATCCTTCCGATACCTTATTTGAACTGATTGACCCTGCTGGTCTGTTATTGGAATTAAAAGTATTTGAAAATGACGTAAATGATATAAAAACCGGGCAGGAGATCCTGGTGTATAATAATCAGAACCCGGACCAGAAATATCCTGCCAAAATTATAAGCCTTGTTCCCAATATCGAAAATGGAGGATCCTCGGTAGCTATAGCCAAATTGTCCGCATCCAGCACAGAGTTTGTGCGCGGAATGTACATCAATGCAGAAGTAAGCATTAGTGGTAGAAATACGACCGGCTTACCCGGCGAATCTATAGTATCATTTGAAAATAAGAACTATATCTTTGAAGACCTTGGAAATCACCGGTATAAAATGATCCCCGTAATCACAGGAATTTCAGATAATGGATTTACGGAAATTCTCAAATCTGAATCGTTAAAAAATAAAAGACTGGTACAAAAAGGAGCTTACAATCTCCTGATGATCCTTAAAAATAAAGCAGAATAA